A genomic stretch from Hymenobacter psoromatis includes:
- a CDS encoding NADH-quinone oxidoreductase subunit I: MANDSRYLLLLGMLACTGAFAGLLYLVKSSLGQPVAEPGKDVPAESGRLAVPPAWVRYHVHYYGFALLFLCFDMEMAFMYPWAVVYKELGITALLDMGVFLLILFLGLVYTWNQGGLKRQ; this comes from the coding sequence ATGGCAAACGACTCCCGCTACCTGTTGCTGCTGGGAATGCTGGCTTGCACCGGAGCCTTTGCTGGGCTGCTCTACCTGGTTAAATCCTCGCTAGGCCAGCCGGTAGCCGAGCCGGGCAAGGACGTGCCCGCCGAGAGCGGCCGGCTGGCCGTGCCGCCCGCCTGGGTGCGGTACCACGTTCACTACTACGGCTTTGCCTTGCTCTTTCTGTGCTTCGACATGGAAATGGCCTTCATGTATCCGTGGGCGGTCGTGTACAAGGAGTTGGGTATCACGGCCCTGCTGGACATGGGCGTTTTCCTGCTTATTTTATTCCTGGGCCTGGTGTACACCTGGAACCAGGGCGGACTGAAACGGCAATAA
- a CDS encoding cyclic nucleotide-binding protein, protein MPYPELEEFLLQFNHFTPQQLALIASKATEQQYPAGAYFSEAGRVAREVGFVLEGIFRVCYFDKEGTEITKYFMEEHRFMVDLSSYQYQLPATEYLQAVTPARVLVFAARDWQALGHTIVGWPETERNIITRALLEKVSRVSPLGHQDAATKYRSFLAAYPHVANRVPLVQLASYLGITSQSLSRVRKNLGRPPEAAD, encoded by the coding sequence ATGCCCTACCCTGAATTAGAAGAGTTTCTGCTGCAATTCAACCACTTCACGCCCCAGCAGCTGGCCCTGATTGCCAGCAAAGCGACGGAGCAGCAGTACCCAGCCGGCGCGTATTTCTCGGAAGCTGGCCGGGTGGCCCGCGAAGTCGGCTTCGTGCTGGAGGGTATTTTTCGGGTGTGCTACTTCGATAAGGAAGGCACCGAAATCACCAAGTATTTTATGGAGGAACACCGCTTCATGGTGGACCTCAGCAGCTACCAGTACCAGCTGCCCGCCACCGAGTACTTGCAGGCCGTGACCCCGGCGCGGGTACTAGTCTTCGCCGCCCGCGACTGGCAGGCGCTGGGCCACACCATCGTGGGCTGGCCCGAGACGGAGCGCAATATCATTACGCGGGCGCTGCTGGAAAAAGTGAGCCGCGTAAGCCCGCTCGGGCACCAGGACGCGGCCACCAAGTACCGCTCCTTTCTGGCGGCCTACCCGCATGTGGCCAACCGCGTGCCCCTGGTCCAGCTGGCTTCCTACCTGGGCATTACCTCGCAATCGTTGAGCCGGGTGCGCAAAAACCTCGGCCGTCCGCCCGAAGCAGCCGACTAA
- a CDS encoding short-chain dehydrogenase — MRTSKIALLTGGSRGLGKDMALKLAQQGIDVILTYRSQQAEAAAVVADLETLGRRAVALPLNVADLSTFGAFFARVAAVLADTFGTDRFDFLINNAGNSLSAPFAETTEAQFDEMLNVHFKGVYFLTQQALPLLRDGGRIINISSAATRSSFAGVSAYATMKGAVEVFTRYLALELGSRGIAANVVAPGAVFGGGAMLDTPEIRAYIAQATALGRVAEPDDIGGVVAFLCTDAARWLNGQRLELTGGMVL; from the coding sequence ATGCGTACTTCCAAAATCGCCCTGCTCACCGGCGGCAGCCGGGGCCTGGGCAAAGACATGGCCCTGAAGCTGGCCCAGCAGGGCATCGACGTTATCCTGACGTACCGCAGCCAGCAGGCCGAAGCCGCGGCCGTCGTCGCCGACCTCGAAACCCTGGGCCGCCGCGCCGTGGCCCTGCCGCTGAACGTCGCCGACCTCAGCACCTTCGGCGCGTTCTTCGCGCGGGTTGCCGCGGTGCTGGCCGATACGTTCGGCACCGACCGGTTTGACTTCCTTATCAACAACGCCGGCAACAGCCTGAGCGCCCCCTTTGCCGAGACGACCGAGGCGCAGTTTGATGAGATGCTCAACGTCCACTTCAAGGGCGTGTACTTCCTCACGCAGCAGGCCCTGCCCTTGCTGCGCGATGGTGGCCGCATTATCAACATTTCCTCGGCGGCCACGCGCAGCTCCTTCGCGGGCGTGTCGGCCTACGCCACCATGAAAGGGGCCGTGGAGGTTTTCACGCGCTACCTGGCCCTGGAATTGGGCAGCCGGGGCATTGCGGCCAACGTGGTGGCCCCAGGCGCGGTGTTTGGGGGCGGGGCCATGCTCGACACCCCCGAAATCCGGGCCTACATCGCCCAGGCCACGGCGCTGGGCCGCGTCGCCGAGCCCGACGACATCGGCGGCGTGGTGGCTTTTCTATGCACCGATGCCGCCCGCTGGCTCAACGGCCAGCGCCTGGAGCTGACGGGGGGGATGGTTTTATAG
- a CDS encoding transcriptional regulator, which produces MTTTALRASYQELTTATGLDLNTLLPAGIQREVGHFNVFDLANLDLWQPAQRRPAASYACRNFYKISLLRSRSYTEYAHQTIAIAPDALVFSTPKVPFQWWPTEAQRGQVCLFTAEFLLPVLGGGTPDELPLFRAGDYPVFQLLPPAVARATTLFAQMHEELTSDYVHKYDLLRAYALELLHLGQKQQPTTPLLSTHSAAARLAARFVELLERQFPLTTPQQRVPLRTARDFANRLAVHVNHLNKVLKERTGRTTTDLIGGRLAQEAKGLLHHSDWTLWEIADSLGFVDMAHFSHFFRRYAAVSPGAFRTLAAGPV; this is translated from the coding sequence ATGACGACGACCGCGCTGCGCGCCAGCTACCAGGAACTGACTACCGCCACCGGCCTCGACCTAAATACGCTGCTCCCCGCAGGCATTCAGCGCGAGGTGGGCCACTTCAACGTGTTTGATTTGGCCAACCTCGACCTGTGGCAGCCGGCCCAGCGGCGGCCCGCCGCCTCCTACGCCTGCCGCAACTTCTATAAAATCAGTCTGTTGCGCAGCCGAAGCTATACCGAGTACGCTCACCAAACTATTGCCATTGCGCCCGATGCCCTGGTGTTTTCGACCCCCAAGGTGCCGTTTCAATGGTGGCCCACCGAGGCGCAGCGGGGGCAGGTCTGCCTGTTCACGGCCGAGTTTCTGCTGCCGGTGCTCGGGGGCGGCACCCCCGACGAGCTGCCCCTGTTCCGGGCCGGCGACTACCCCGTGTTCCAGCTCCTACCCCCCGCGGTAGCGCGGGCGACTACGCTGTTTGCCCAGATGCACGAGGAGCTGACTTCCGACTACGTCCATAAGTACGACCTGCTGCGGGCTTACGCGCTGGAACTGCTGCACCTGGGCCAAAAACAGCAGCCCACGACCCCGCTGCTTTCCACCCACTCGGCCGCGGCCCGGCTCGCGGCGCGCTTCGTGGAGCTGCTGGAGCGGCAGTTTCCCCTTACCACGCCTCAGCAGCGCGTACCGCTGCGCACGGCCAGGGACTTTGCCAACCGGCTGGCCGTCCACGTCAACCACCTCAACAAAGTGCTCAAGGAGCGCACCGGCCGCACCACTACCGACCTCATTGGCGGGCGGCTGGCGCAGGAGGCCAAAGGGCTGCTGCACCACTCCGACTGGACGCTCTGGGAGATTGCCGACAGCCTGGGCTTCGTGGATATGGCGCACTTCTCGCACTTTTTCCGCCGCTACGCCGCCGTGAGCCCCGGTGCCTTTCGGACCCTGGCCGCGGGGCCGGTTTGA
- a CDS encoding ureidoglycolate lyase, whose amino-acid sequence MKLISYGPVGHEKPGVLLGHQLYSATPVTAAYDEAFFAGDGLARLREYLARPLQQLEPVPLATRLGSPVARPSKIVGVGFNYAAHAQASGQPLPTEPALFLKATSALSGPHDPIVLPPGSRKTDWEVELAVVIKRTARYVSEAEAPAYVAGYALFDDLSERAYQLERGGSADKGKGCDSFAPLGPYLVTPDEVPNPANLGLWLRVNGRLMQQGSTRHLLFSVPYLVAYISRFMTLLPGDVIATGTPTGTGYHQSPPVFLRAGDVVEAGISGLGSSRQHCVRHAQAAVG is encoded by the coding sequence ATGAAGCTAATTAGCTACGGGCCGGTTGGCCACGAGAAACCCGGCGTGCTCCTGGGACACCAGCTCTATAGTGCTACCCCCGTGACGGCAGCCTACGACGAAGCCTTTTTCGCGGGCGATGGCCTGGCGCGGCTCCGGGAGTACCTGGCCCGGCCGCTCCAGCAGCTGGAGCCGGTGCCCCTGGCTACCCGGTTGGGCAGCCCCGTGGCGCGCCCGTCCAAGATAGTGGGGGTAGGCTTCAACTACGCCGCCCACGCGCAGGCCAGCGGCCAGCCACTGCCCACCGAGCCGGCGCTTTTTTTGAAAGCTACCAGCGCCCTGAGCGGCCCCCACGACCCCATCGTGCTGCCGCCCGGCTCGCGCAAAACGGATTGGGAAGTGGAGCTGGCCGTGGTGATAAAGCGCACGGCGCGCTACGTATCCGAGGCCGAAGCCCCGGCCTACGTTGCCGGCTACGCGCTGTTTGATGACCTGAGCGAGCGGGCCTACCAACTGGAGCGGGGCGGCAGCGCGGACAAGGGCAAGGGCTGCGACTCGTTTGCCCCGCTGGGTCCCTACCTGGTAACGCCCGATGAGGTGCCCAACCCCGCCAACCTGGGCCTGTGGCTGCGCGTGAACGGCCGCCTGATGCAGCAGGGCTCGACGCGCCACCTCCTGTTCAGCGTGCCCTACCTGGTGGCCTACATCAGCCGCTTTATGACCCTGCTGCCGGGCGATGTCATTGCCACGGGCACCCCGACGGGCACGGGCTACCACCAGTCGCCCCCGGTGTTTTTGCGGGCGGGCGATGTGGTGGAAGCCGGTATCAGTGGGCTAGGAAGCTCCCGGCAGCACTGCGTTCGCCACGCGCAGGCCGCCGTTGGGTAG
- a CDS encoding ester cyclase — protein MTTALEQNKAVVQRFNQEVIEQGNRASFQELMAEQFINHAAPAGADNGPNGMWNTFQNVLRPALSDMQVIIYEQVAEGDLVTTRKAITGTHTGPLLGLAPTGKFVTIDVLDMVRVRHGKYVEHWGVNTLPAVMQQLVKS, from the coding sequence ATGACCACCGCGCTTGAACAGAATAAGGCAGTAGTGCAACGCTTCAACCAGGAAGTGATTGAACAGGGCAACCGCGCCAGTTTTCAGGAGCTGATGGCTGAACAGTTCATCAATCACGCGGCCCCGGCCGGAGCCGACAACGGCCCCAACGGCATGTGGAACACGTTTCAAAACGTGCTGCGGCCCGCCTTGTCCGATATGCAGGTCATTATCTACGAGCAAGTAGCGGAGGGCGACCTGGTAACTACCCGCAAGGCCATTACGGGCACGCACACCGGCCCGCTGCTGGGCCTGGCCCCAACGGGCAAGTTCGTGACGATTGACGTGCTGGATATGGTGCGCGTGCGCCACGGCAAGTACGTCGAGCACTGGGGCGTGAATACCTTGCCGGCCGTGATGCAGCAATTAGTCAAGTCCTAA
- a CDS encoding transcriptional regulator has translation MQTECVSEYVKLHEVVYPCTVSLTMGLVGGKWKAVILYHLKDDAKRYHELRKEIPAITEMTLSLQLKQLEKDGLVSRAVYGEKPPIKVVYGLTDFGKTFVPVLEAITAWGNQVVREKGEFVSVGQR, from the coding sequence ATGCAAACAGAATGTGTCAGTGAGTATGTGAAGCTCCACGAGGTGGTTTACCCTTGCACGGTCAGCCTGACTATGGGCCTGGTGGGGGGAAAATGGAAAGCCGTCATTCTGTACCATTTAAAGGATGATGCAAAAAGATATCACGAGCTTCGCAAAGAAATACCCGCCATTACCGAAATGACCTTGAGCTTGCAGTTAAAGCAGCTGGAAAAAGACGGTCTGGTATCGAGAGCTGTTTACGGGGAGAAGCCACCCATCAAAGTCGTTTACGGCTTAACCGATTTTGGCAAAACGTTCGTCCCTGTTTTAGAGGCGATTACCGCATGGGGCAATCAAGTCGTTCGGGAAAAAGGCGAATTTGTTTCGGTCGGGCAGCGGTGA
- a CDS encoding NmrA family protein, whose protein sequence is MKQEDKPLITIVGVLGKQGRSAAHTLLESGQYRVRGITRRLDSPEARALAEQGIELVSVPLALGHGKEFVEAFRGSHGVFMMTPGILSVLPETHETELGKQVADAAVEAGVKHIIFSGLENVDTLTGGTKFAPHFTDKARVEEYIRTLPVTSSFIYLAFFYTNLQEFYTPRLEGDTLVFPIYLPKDFRAPFVDPLTATGPAVLEIFSNPDKYAGKSLPVIGDIISPQEMVDAFVRVTGKKAVYSSALTRAEMQHHFPEMSANQLLVSETLGMAEYAVEYGYFGKDRDLQWSRQINPNTLDWEAFLRSTNWQGEQVSY, encoded by the coding sequence ATGAAACAGGAAGATAAACCGCTCATCACCATCGTCGGGGTTTTGGGTAAGCAGGGCCGCAGTGCGGCACACACGCTGTTGGAGAGCGGGCAGTACCGCGTACGCGGCATTACGCGCCGGCTTGATTCGCCGGAGGCGCGGGCCTTGGCCGAGCAGGGCATTGAACTGGTAAGCGTCCCCCTCGCGCTGGGGCACGGCAAAGAGTTTGTAGAAGCATTCCGAGGCTCGCACGGCGTTTTCATGATGACGCCGGGTATTCTCTCGGTCCTGCCGGAAACCCACGAAACGGAGCTAGGCAAGCAGGTGGCGGACGCAGCGGTTGAAGCGGGGGTTAAACACATCATCTTCAGCGGCTTAGAAAACGTTGATACGCTCACCGGGGGGACGAAATTTGCGCCTCATTTCACGGACAAGGCTCGGGTTGAGGAGTATATCCGCACGCTTCCCGTTACCAGCTCGTTTATCTACCTGGCATTTTTCTACACCAACCTGCAGGAGTTTTATACGCCTCGCCTAGAGGGGGATACGCTCGTATTTCCCATTTATCTGCCGAAGGATTTCCGTGCGCCGTTTGTGGACCCGCTTACGGCCACGGGACCCGCTGTTTTAGAAATATTTTCAAATCCGGATAAATACGCCGGTAAGTCCTTGCCAGTCATTGGCGATATTATTTCACCTCAGGAAATGGTTGACGCTTTTGTCCGGGTCACCGGCAAGAAAGCGGTGTATAGTTCCGCCCTTACCCGGGCGGAGATGCAGCATCATTTTCCGGAAATGAGCGCCAACCAGCTTTTGGTGAGTGAGACTTTGGGGATGGCAGAGTACGCGGTTGAATACGGTTATTTTGGCAAAGACCGTGATTTACAATGGAGCCGCCAAATAAATCCGAATACCCTTGATTGGGAAGCGTTTCTGCGTAGTACCAACTGGCAAGGGGAGCAGGTCTCCTATTAA
- a CDS encoding ethyl tert-butyl ether degradation protein EthD produces the protein MTTLFLTYPGDATTRFDRDYYVNSHLPLVRATWGPHGLQTAAAFFPPTDGAGTISVCICEFASDAALQAALAAPQTANIIADVPHFTDAAPALSRAVAL, from the coding sequence ATGACTACCCTCTTCCTAACCTACCCCGGCGATGCCACCACGCGCTTCGACCGCGACTACTACGTCAATTCTCACCTGCCGCTGGTGCGGGCCACCTGGGGGCCGCACGGCCTGCAAACCGCCGCCGCTTTCTTCCCGCCCACTGACGGTGCGGGCACCATCTCGGTTTGCATCTGTGAGTTTGCGAGCGATGCCGCCCTCCAGGCCGCCCTCGCCGCGCCGCAAACAGCGAACATCATAGCTGACGTTCCGCATTTTACTGATGCTGCTCCGGCGCTAAGCCGGGCGGTGGCGCTCTAA
- a CDS encoding short-chain dehydrogenase/reductase has product MTPTTQKTWLITGVSSGLGRALAEAVVAHGDFVIGTFRDAVQADQFTNRHQPDALGVVLDVTDAAGADKVFARLTHDFGRLDVLVNNAGYGLAGAVEETSEAEARAIFEANVFGPLRLTQLALPLMRAQGRGHIVQISSHNGFKASGGFGLYNASKFALEGFSEALAQEVGPLGIRLTIVQPGPFRTGFAGGSFRLAAAQLAAYDGTAGAFRQRIGEVNGQQEGDPDKAAQAILGVVNGENPPLRLPLGKVALHTIQAKLDSVQADLNAGREVAAGAVY; this is encoded by the coding sequence ATGACCCCAACCACGCAAAAAACCTGGCTCATTACCGGCGTTTCGTCCGGCCTGGGCCGTGCCCTGGCCGAAGCCGTCGTCGCCCACGGCGACTTCGTTATCGGCACCTTCCGCGACGCGGTACAGGCCGACCAGTTCACCAACCGCCACCAGCCCGACGCGCTGGGCGTGGTGCTCGATGTAACCGACGCGGCAGGAGCCGACAAGGTTTTCGCCCGCCTCACCCACGACTTTGGTCGGCTCGACGTGCTGGTGAACAACGCCGGCTACGGCCTGGCCGGGGCCGTGGAGGAAACGTCCGAAGCCGAAGCGCGCGCCATTTTCGAGGCCAACGTGTTCGGCCCCCTGCGGCTCACGCAGTTGGCGCTGCCGCTCATGCGGGCACAAGGCCGGGGCCATATCGTCCAGATTTCTTCGCACAACGGTTTCAAAGCATCCGGTGGCTTTGGGCTCTACAATGCCAGCAAGTTCGCCCTGGAAGGGTTTTCAGAGGCGTTGGCGCAGGAAGTCGGCCCGTTGGGCATTCGGCTCACCATTGTGCAGCCGGGGCCGTTCCGCACGGGTTTCGCCGGGGGCAGCTTCCGCTTAGCCGCTGCGCAATTGGCTGCCTACGACGGTACGGCCGGGGCCTTTCGCCAGCGGATAGGTGAGGTGAACGGCCAGCAGGAAGGCGACCCGGACAAAGCCGCGCAGGCCATTCTCGGGGTGGTGAACGGGGAGAATCCGCCCTTGCGCTTGCCGCTGGGGAAGGTGGCACTGCATACGATTCAAGCCAAGCTCGACAGCGTACAGGCCGACTTGAATGCCGGGCGCGAGGTAGCGGCCGGGGCAGTGTACTAA
- a CDS encoding AraC family transcriptional regulator produces the protein MASSESLFRALSQHESLPIRLVAPGFGHVSPEAAAPYAATHRLSYYFFFFLWEGAAEFKVDLETFAVAPQELVFALPHQVRQVPAAAPGNGYYKLGLQQACLARLPRHYPFLLNPLHHQKIRFSAPAAARLRAIFELLTGLLRTPDANPELILVQLHSLFTEIDVAYFAAAEKPADERLTKYLQFSVFVEDNFTEHPTIGHIAAELALSPDILCQLVKHYAGLSPKEFITNRLMLEARRRLHYGEWVSVKELAFELGFHDPAYFSRLFKKTTGQTVAAFARD, from the coding sequence ATGGCCAGCAGTGAGTCGTTGTTTCGTGCGCTCAGTCAGCACGAGAGCCTGCCCATTCGGCTGGTAGCGCCGGGCTTTGGTCACGTGTCGCCGGAAGCCGCCGCGCCCTATGCGGCGACGCACCGGCTGTCGTACTACTTCTTTTTTTTCCTGTGGGAGGGCGCGGCCGAATTCAAGGTGGACCTGGAAACCTTCGCGGTAGCGCCGCAGGAGCTAGTGTTCGCGCTGCCGCACCAGGTGCGGCAGGTACCAGCCGCCGCGCCCGGCAACGGGTACTACAAGCTGGGCTTGCAGCAGGCGTGCCTGGCCCGGCTGCCCCGGCACTACCCCTTTTTACTCAATCCGCTCCATCACCAGAAAATCCGGTTTTCCGCCCCGGCGGCGGCCCGGCTCCGCGCTATTTTTGAGCTGCTGACGGGGTTGCTGCGCACGCCGGATGCCAACCCGGAACTCATTTTGGTGCAACTCCATAGCCTGTTCACCGAAATTGACGTGGCGTATTTTGCGGCAGCGGAAAAGCCGGCGGATGAGCGGCTCACCAAGTACCTCCAGTTCAGCGTGTTTGTGGAGGACAACTTCACCGAGCACCCCACCATCGGGCACATTGCCGCCGAGCTGGCCCTGAGCCCCGACATCCTGTGCCAGCTCGTGAAACACTACGCGGGCCTGTCGCCGAAGGAGTTCATCACCAACCGCCTCATGCTGGAGGCGCGGCGGCGGTTACATTATGGGGAGTGGGTTTCCGTGAAGGAGCTGGCGTTTGAGCTGGGCTTCCACGACCCGGCCTATTTCTCGCGCCTCTTTAAAAAAACAACCGGCCAAACCGTCGCCGCCTTTGCGCGGGATTAG
- a CDS encoding epimerase has translation MTTQPEKILLTGVTGLVGARLLPRLLAAGHDCRVLVRRAQDAPAGVPAVVGDLFNPASLAEAVPGVTTVIHLAAVFRTPDTDLIWKSNLEGTRNLLAAVQAHAPTARFILASTSNVYSNDQGHPGREEDAVAPLQAYPASKVAAEKEVRESGLNWVVLRFPFVYGDGDGHLEDLPKYAVAGKWHPATRMSTIHHRDIATGIYLALTGKLDGRIVNLADEAPTTIYELAQLVGKPLDASAEPLANPWYLLSDASLARSLGFEPVVRTVYQAVQENLM, from the coding sequence ATGACCACCCAACCCGAAAAAATCCTACTGACCGGGGTAACCGGCCTGGTGGGAGCCCGCCTGCTCCCGCGTCTGCTCGCAGCCGGCCACGACTGCCGCGTGCTGGTGCGCCGCGCCCAGGATGCACCGGCCGGCGTGCCAGCCGTGGTGGGCGACTTGTTCAACCCGGCTTCGCTGGCCGAAGCGGTGCCGGGCGTAACCACCGTCATTCACCTGGCGGCGGTGTTCCGCACCCCCGACACGGACCTGATTTGGAAGAGCAACCTGGAGGGCACGCGCAACCTGCTGGCCGCCGTGCAGGCCCACGCGCCCACGGCCCGCTTCATCCTGGCGAGCACCTCCAACGTGTATAGTAACGACCAGGGGCACCCCGGCCGGGAAGAGGATGCCGTGGCACCGCTGCAAGCCTACCCGGCCAGCAAGGTGGCGGCGGAAAAAGAAGTGCGCGAAAGCGGCCTCAACTGGGTTGTGCTGCGGTTTCCTTTCGTGTACGGCGACGGCGATGGCCACCTGGAAGACTTGCCCAAGTACGCGGTAGCGGGCAAGTGGCACCCCGCTACGCGCATGAGTACCATCCACCACCGCGACATCGCCACGGGCATCTACCTGGCCCTGACCGGCAAGCTGGACGGCCGCATCGTGAACCTCGCCGACGAGGCCCCGACCACCATCTACGAGCTGGCGCAGCTGGTGGGCAAACCCCTGGACGCCTCGGCCGAGCCGCTGGCCAACCCGTGGTACCTGCTTAGCGATGCTTCCCTGGCGCGCAGCCTCGGCTTCGAGCCCGTCGTCCGGACGGTGTACCAGGCCGTGCAGGAGAATCTTATGTAA
- a CDS encoding transcriptional regulator, which yields MKTVSVTDLYQQLATAADAELSALLPPDIQQEIGHFNVFNVADLFRHHREKPPMPYDRRAYYKISLIRGRSRAEYADKVIEIEQNALLFATPKVPYHWLPEDRAQDGFFCVFTDEFLLPAKSGVRLDELPLFQPGGYPVFAITDAEYAEINAIFRKMAREITSAYAYKYDLLRTYVLELIHWGQRLQPATALYPAHTASARVTSLFVELLERQFPIETPQQKLQLRTAKDYADRLAVHVNHLNKVLKENTGRTTTELIGGRVVQEAKLLLRQTSWNISEISDSLGFAEVAHFSNFFKRQTAVSPGAFRG from the coding sequence ATGAAGACCGTCTCCGTTACCGACTTGTACCAGCAGCTGGCTACGGCTGCCGACGCGGAGCTGAGCGCGTTGCTGCCCCCCGATATTCAGCAGGAAATCGGGCACTTTAACGTCTTCAACGTGGCCGACCTTTTTCGGCACCACCGCGAGAAGCCGCCCATGCCCTACGACCGGCGGGCGTACTACAAAATCAGCCTCATCCGGGGCCGCAGCCGGGCCGAGTACGCCGATAAGGTCATCGAAATCGAGCAAAACGCGCTGCTCTTCGCCACGCCCAAGGTGCCCTACCATTGGCTGCCGGAAGACCGGGCGCAGGATGGCTTCTTCTGCGTGTTTACCGACGAGTTTTTGCTGCCCGCCAAGAGCGGCGTGCGGCTGGATGAGCTGCCCCTCTTTCAGCCGGGCGGCTACCCCGTCTTTGCCATCACAGACGCGGAATACGCCGAAATCAACGCTATTTTTCGCAAGATGGCCCGCGAGATTACCTCGGCCTACGCCTATAAGTACGACTTGCTGCGCACCTACGTGCTGGAGCTGATTCACTGGGGCCAGCGGCTCCAGCCCGCCACGGCGCTTTACCCGGCGCACACGGCCTCGGCGCGGGTTACGTCGCTGTTCGTGGAACTGCTGGAGCGGCAGTTTCCCATCGAAACGCCGCAGCAGAAGCTGCAACTGCGCACGGCCAAAGACTACGCCGACCGGCTGGCCGTCCACGTCAACCACCTTAATAAGGTACTCAAGGAGAACACCGGCCGCACGACCACCGAGCTGATTGGGGGCCGCGTGGTGCAGGAAGCCAAGCTGCTGCTGCGGCAAACGAGCTGGAACATCTCGGAAATCTCGGACAGCCTGGGTTTTGCGGAGGTAGCCCACTTCTCCAACTTCTTCAAGCGCCAGACGGCCGTGTCGCCCGGCGCGTTTCGGGGCTAG
- a CDS encoding short-chain dehydrogenase, whose translation MELHQRTILITGGTSGLGLEFARQLLALGNTVLLTGRDPARLAQTQRELPQVHTFQSDVSDPAAIEQLYAQVTTHFPALSVVINNAGEMRKLDLQDPALDLRDVTRELDSNLAGPIRMVQQFLPHLLAQPTAAILNVTSGLALVPYPLAPVYGATKAGLRSYTKALRVQLQNTRVQVVELIAPGAKTPLNDSFAGDVQEKDLMDPRPLIAQTLRAMQQDKSEVYPGIATALRYLSRLAPGLLLKQLSKGVAESLAQLKPTAPAAR comes from the coding sequence ATGGAACTGCACCAGCGCACTATCCTTATCACCGGCGGCACCAGCGGCCTGGGCCTGGAGTTTGCCCGCCAACTGCTGGCCCTGGGCAACACGGTCCTGCTCACGGGCCGCGACCCGGCCAGGCTCGCCCAAACCCAGCGCGAATTGCCGCAGGTCCATACTTTTCAAAGCGACGTGAGCGACCCGGCCGCCATCGAGCAGCTCTACGCGCAAGTAACCACGCATTTTCCGGCCCTGAGCGTCGTGATTAACAACGCGGGCGAAATGCGCAAGCTCGACTTGCAAGACCCCGCGCTGGATTTGCGCGATGTGACGCGGGAGCTGGATAGCAATCTGGCGGGGCCAATTCGGATGGTGCAGCAGTTTTTGCCCCACCTGCTGGCCCAACCGACGGCGGCCATTCTCAACGTGACTTCCGGGCTGGCCCTCGTGCCCTACCCCCTCGCCCCGGTGTACGGGGCCACCAAGGCCGGGCTGCGCTCCTACACCAAGGCCCTGCGGGTGCAGCTGCAAAATACTCGGGTGCAGGTAGTTGAGCTAATCGCGCCGGGGGCCAAAACGCCGCTCAACGACTCTTTTGCCGGCGACGTGCAGGAAAAGGACCTCATGGACCCGCGCCCGCTGATTGCCCAAACCCTGCGGGCCATGCAGCAGGATAAGTCGGAAGTATATCCCGGCATCGCCACGGCCCTGCGCTACCTGAGCCGCCTAGCCCCCGGCTTGCTGCTCAAGCAGCTCAGCAAAGGCGTGGCCGAGTCGCTGGCCCAGCTAAAACCGACCGCGCCGGCGGCCCGCTAG